CGGCATCGTAGCTCTCCCCCGAATTCGGATACGCGACCAGTGGCTTGTTCGAGAAGCGGTGCAGAGTGCCGAGCGCGTCCGTTACGAGCTCCAGCGGCACACAGTTAACGCCGACGGCGGTCACGCGCGGTTCCGCGCTGAGCAGCACAGCCACGTCGCCGATCGGTGTTCCGTCGCTGATGTGGCCGCTGTCCCGCAGCGTAAACGTAAACCAGGATTCGACGTCGAACTCCGCTACGAGCGCCACCAGCGCCTCCGCTTCGGCGTATGACGGCAGCGTCTCACATGCCAGGAAATCCGCGCCGGTTTCCACCAGCGCAGCAATGCGAGGCCGGTGGAAGTCCCTGAATTCCGCGGCAGAAAGCGTGTAATCACCGCGGTACTCTGAACCGTCAGCGAGGTAAGCGCCGTATGGGCCAACGGATCCGGCCACCAAAAGCGGCCCATTCGCGGTGCCATCTGCCAAAGCTTCCCGGCGCGCTTCATCGGCCAAGCGGACACTCAACGCCACCAACTCCAGCGACTCTTCAGCGCCCAGCCCACGCCGTGCGAAACCCTGCGGAGTCGCCTGGTAGCTGGCTGTGATGGCAACGGAGGCACCGGCGTCGAAGTAGTCCCTGTGGACCTGTTTGATCAGGTGCGGCTGCTCCAGCAGGACCTTGGCCGACCACAACGGATCCTCAAGATCGCAACCGTGGGCCTCCAGTTCCGTGGCAAGTGCGCCGTCCAAAACCAGGTCCTTGCCGGTAGCCAGATGGGTGCTGAGCGTGGTGTTCTGTGGCATGGGTCCTTCCCCAAAAAGAAAACCGCAGCTTGCTCGCTGATCCCGCCGTACAACGTTAGGAGTCGCGAACAAGCTGCGGTTTTGTGACTACGTGTGACCCTAGATGACGTAACGTTCGTCTTCGTGGTCGCCCGGGTGGTCCTTCACCAAACCAGCGGCAAGGGTGTTGCCGTCGATGGGGTCGATCACCAGGAAGGCGCCTGTGCGCCGGTGGTGAAGGTAGTTCTCCAGCGGCAACGGAGCGGACAAGCGAAGCTGCGCGTGTCCGATGTCGTTGAGCTCCAGGTTGGAAGCCGGCTCCACGTTGAACGTAGCCAGGTCCAGCTTGCCGGTGACGTTCCGGACCAGCGCCTGAACGGTGCGCGTTCCGTGCTTCACCAGGACCTTCTGGCCTTCGCGGAGCGGCTTCGGCGAGAGCCATGCCAGCGATGCGTACAGGTCAGCGGTGCTTTCACGGACCGTCCCGGCTGCAGCGATGGTGTCGCCGCGGGCGATGTCGATCTCGTCGGCCAAACGGACAGCCACCGATTGCGGGGCAGCGGCCTCTTCCAGCGACTGGCCGGCAAAGTCGATGCCAACAACCGTGGTGGTGCGCGGCTCGTGACCCGGGCTGATGACGGATACTTCGTCGCCGAGCTTCACGGAGCCCTCGGTGATTTGGCCGGCGTAGGCACGGTAATCGCGGTACGCCTCTACATCGAGCCCGGCAGCAACAGCATCCGGAGCAAGGGCGCCCTGCGGCCGGATGACCAGCTGGACCGGGAAGCGGAAGCTTTCCAGTTCTGCCTCAAGCTCATCAGCGGCAGGGAGGGTTTCGAGGACCTCCAGCAGTGCAGGACCGGTGTACCAAGGGGTGCGCTCGGAGCGATCCACAACGTTGTCGCCGTCGAGCGCCGAAACGGGAACCACCAGCAGATCAGCAACGCCATCGGAACCCAGGCCGAGCTCGCGGGCAACCTTCTGAACATCAGTTTCGATGTCGCGGAACACTTGCTCGCTGAAGTCCACCAGGTCGATCTTGTTCACGGCCACGATGACGTGGGCCACACGCAGCAACTGCAGCACGGACAGGTGCCGGCGGGTCTGCTCCAGCACACCCTTACGGGCGTCAATGAGTACGACGACGGCATCCGCAGTGGACGCGCCGGTCACCGTGTTCTTGGTGTACTGAACGTGGCCGGGGCAGTCCGCCAGAATGAAGCTGCGGCGGTCCGTAGCGAAATAGCGGTAGGCGACATCGATGGTGATACCCTGCTCGCGCTCGGCACGCAGGCCGTCGGTCAGGAGGGCCAGGTCAATCCCGCCCTTTTCCCCGCCGAAGCCGCGGTCCGCAGAGGTGCGGGCAACGGCGTCGAGCGTGTCAGCAAGAATAGCCTTGGAATCGTGAAGGAGGCGGCCCACCAAAGTGGACTTGCCGTCGTCCACCGAGCCGGCGGTCGCGAAACGGAAGAGGGTTGTGGGCAGGGCTGTTTCCAGCCCGGCAGCCAATGTTTCGGTGCTCATTTAGAAGTAGCCGTCCTTCTTGCGGTCTTCCATGGCTGCCTCGGAGATGCGGTCATCTGCTCGGGTGGCGCCACGTTCGGTCAGGGTGGAGGCAGCGACTTCAACAACGACGTCGGCCACAGTGCGGGCGTCTGACTCGACGGCACCTGTGCAGGACATGTCTCCCACCGTGCGGTAGCGCACCAGCTTGGTGATGACATCCTCGTTGGGCAGCGGCTGGGAAACGTCGCCCACAGCACGCCACATGCCGTCGCGGGCGAAAACTTCGCGCTCGTGAGCGTAGTAGAGGCTGGGGAGCTCGATGTTCTCACGCTCGATGTAGCGCCAGATGTCCAGCTCGGTCCAGTTGCTGATGGGGAACGCGCGGACGTGCTGGCCCACCGTGTGGCGGCCGTTGTACAGGTTCCACAGTTCGGGGCGCTGGTTGCGCGGGTCCCACTGGCCGAACTCGTCGCGGAGGCTGAGGATGCGCTCCTTGGCACGGGCCTTATCCTCGTCACGGCGGCCGCCGCCGAACACGGCGTCGAACTTGTTGCGCTGGATGGCGTCCAACAGCGGAACGGTCTGCAGCGGGTTGCGAGTGCCGTCGGCGCGCTCGGCAAGCTCGCCGCGGTCGATGAACTCCTGCACGGAGCCAACAACCAACTTCAGGCCCAGGCGCTCAACGGTGCGGTCGCGGAAGTCGATGACCTCCGGGAAGTTGTGGCCCGTGTCCACGTGAAGGACGGGGAAGGGAACCTTGCCCGGCCAGAACGCCTTGGTGGCCAGGTGCAGCATGACCACGGAATCCTTGCCGCCGGAGAACAGCAGCGCGGGCTTCTCGAACTCGGCAACAACCTCGCGGATGATGTGAATGGCTTCGGACTCGAGGGTGTCCAAGCTGGAGAGGCGCTCGGCTGAGGGGGCGTCAACTGCCGCTGCAACTTCCACCGTGGACTCCTCTGTTGTGTACGTGCTCATGTGTGTAGTCCGCATTCTGTCTTGTCGGATCCTGCCCAGCGGCCGGCGCGGGGGTCTTCACCCGGGGCCACTTTGCGGGTGCAGGGCTGGCAGCCGATGGACGGGTAGCCCTGGCTCAGGAGGGGGTTGACGGGAAGGATGTTGTCCTCGGAGTACTCGATCAGCTGATCGAAGGTCCAGTCGACCATCGGGTTCACCTTGACCAGGCCGAAGCCTTCATCCCAGGTGACCACGGGAGTATTCGTGCGGGTGGGGGCTTCATCGCGTCGGACACCGGTGAACCACACCTCGTAGCCGGCAAGCGAGCGGCGCAGCGGCTGAACCTTGCGCAGCGCGCAGCACTGGGCGGGGTCCCGGGCGAACAGGTCCTTGCCCAGAAGGCGGTCCTGCTGTTCCACGGTGCTTTCCGGAAGGACGTCCACCACGTTGACGCGCAGGTTGGCCGCAACTTCGTCGCGGGTCTGGTGCGTTTCCTTGAAGTGGTAGCCGGTTTCCAGGAACAAGACGTCGACGCCGGGAAGCTGGTCCGCGACCAAAGCCGGCAGGACGGCATCGGCCATGGAGCAGGCGACTGTCACCATGGGCAGTTCGAAGTTGCGGGCCACCCAGGCGATGACGTCCCGAGCCGGCGCGTTCCAGCCCAGCTCAGCAGCACCTGATTCAGCTAAGGCCTTGAGCTCTTCATGGGAGCGCAGCAACGGACGGGCTGCTGCGCTGGCGAGGTTGGTAATGGTGACGGGATCTGTCATTGGAGATCTCCTTCATCTGCCGAGTGTGCCCACTCTGCAAAGGTCTGGCCCTCTGCGCCCACGGCGACGAACTTCCGGACCACGCGCTCCACATAATCGGGCAGGTCTTCCACCGTGACTTTGAGGCCGCGGACGGTACGTCCCAAACCGGCTTCCTCGCGCTCGTTGTTAGCCAGCCCGCCACCGAGGTGGACCTGGAAACCCGGGGTGGGGTCGCCGTCGGGCGTTGGCAGCATCATGCCCTTCAGGCCGATATCAGCCGTCTGGATACGTGCGCAGGAGTTCGGGCAACCGTTGATGTGGAGGGACAGTGCCGACGGCAGCTGCTTGGTCTCCACGAGGTCGGCCAAGCGGCGCTCCAGCTCAGCGATCGCCGTAGCCGCCGTGACCTTGGTTTCCACGATGGCCAACTTGCAGAACTCGATGCCCGTGCAGGCGATGGTGCCGCGGCGGAACACGGACGGACGAGCCGAGAGGCCCAAGGTATCCAGTTCGGCGATGAGCGGCTCCACCTGCTCTTTGGCCACGTCCAGGATGACCAGCTTCTGGTGAGGAGTAGTACGGAGGCGGTAGCTGCCGTGCTTCTCCAACGTGTCAGCCAGCGTCACGAGTGCTTCGCCGGACGTGCGTCCCACAGTGGGGGTGACGCCGATGAAGAACTTGCCGTCCTTCTGCTCGTGAACACCAATGTGGTCGCCGGGAGACGTGGGCTTGGGAGCGGCGGGGCCGTCCGGGAGCTTGAAGCCGAGGTACTCGTCCTCAAGGATCTGGCGGAACTTGGCCGGACCCCAATCGTTCATGAGGAACTTCAGACGGGCCTTGGTGCGCATACGGCGGTAACCGTAGTCGCGGAAGATGCTGGTGACGCCGAGCCATACTTCAGCGGCGACGTCAGCGGAGACGAACACACCCAGGCGTTCGGCCAGGCGGGGGTTGGTGGACAGGCCGCCGCCAACCCAGAGGTCGTAGCCCGCGCCGAGTTCGGGGTGGACGACGCCAACCAAGGCGAAGTCGTTGATCTCGTGCACCACGTCCTGGGACGGGTGGCCCGTGATGGCGGTCTTGTATTTGCGCGGCAGGTTAGCCAGCTCGGGGTCGCCGATGAAACGCTCGGCCAGCTCGTGGATCAGCGGCGTGGGATCGATGATCTCGTCCTTGGCGATGCCCGCGACCGGGGATCCGAGGATGACGCGGGGAACGTCGCCGCAAGCCTCAGTAGTAGACAGTCCGATGCCTTCGAGGCGGCGCCAGATTTCCGGCACGTCCTCAACACGGATCCAGTGCAGCTGGATGTTCTGGCGGTCCGTGAGGTCGGCCGAGCCGCGGGCGAAGTCCACGGAGATCTGGCCAATAACGCGAAGCTGCTCGGTGGTCAGCGCACCGCCGTCGATGCGCACACGCAGCATGAAGTACTTGTCTTCGAGCTCGTGCGGTTCAAGCGTTGCGGTCTTGCCGCCGTCGATCCCGGGCTTGCGCTGGGTGTAGAGACCCCACCACCGGAAGCGGCCGTGAAGGTCTGTGCCGTCGATCGAATCGAAGCCCTCTTTGGAGTAGACAGACTCAATCCGCTCACGGACGTTCAGCCCGTTGTCTTCCTGCTTCCAGGTTTCGTTGGCATTGAGGGGCGCGGTGCCGTCAACCTTCCACTGGCCGTGGGGCTTGGCGGCAGGGCGGGTGCGTGCCGGACGCTTGGTGGTCTCAGCCGACGCACCGGCTACAGCTGTATCTGTCATACATCGACTGTAGGTCTGGCCAGTTTTCGCCAGCAAAGGTCCGGAAACGCGAAGTCACCTAGGGAAACATTTCGTCACGAAGGCTTCATCGGCCTTGTTGCGGCGGGCTTCTTATGCAGGTTCATATTGTGGCTTTGCGGCCCCTTTCGTGACGCTCCTCTGTGGGATTGATTGTGTGACAAGACGGATTCGTCCAATCGTTGTAACGTCATTGAGTTACCGGCCGAGTCCGAGGACGCTATTTTGGGGAACGATGACGCTCAACTGGAATATTGACACCGCAGGCACCCACGCTGTGCTCACCACCGCAGCCTCTAACATCGACGCGCAAAACGAAGCGGCGAAGGGTATGGGGACCGCCATTTCCGATGCTGGGGCCGCACTCGGCACCGGTCTCGTAGCTCAGGCGCTCAATGAATTCGTAGAGCAGTCACTGGCACTCAAGGTTAAGTTCATTGCCGGCAGGTCCGCAGCAATCGTCCAAGGAACCAACGACGCCCTCATGGTAGGAGACGGCTGGGAAGCCAGCTACAACTACGACGAAAAGCCCGTTTGGGAATTCGGCGATCCGGTCAATGACACCTACGCCCAGGAGCTGTACCTATTCCCCCGGGACGAGGAACACATCCCCGACTGGTTCGAAGAAGAAATGAAGGGCGCCACCTGGACCCCGGATTCCGACTAGGGCTTCCAGAATGACGCAAGGAACCACCTCACAGGACACTTTCGAAACAACTCAAGAACTAGAGAGAACCGTTGCCGAGACGATGTGGTCTATTCGTCCGACAGATGTGTCCTGGGATTCACTGGTATATGTCCACAATCAAATAGGTGGGCTGGGCAGCTCCATCACCAAGATCTTCCATCAGGGAGCCGTGATCGATCGTAGGAGCATCGTCAAAGAAGTCGCATTCACAGTCGACGATCTTCGAGAAGCAATGTACAAGCCTGGCAAGGGCTCTTGGCTTTCCATGACCCTGACCGTCACGCCAGCCGGAAATGGCTGGGAAGCCGACTACAACTACACAGAAAAGCCCGTTTGGGAGCTCGGCGAACCGGTCAACGACACGTACGCCCAAGAGCTATACCTCTTCCCCCGCGACGAGGAACACATCCCCGACTGGTTCAAAGAAGAAATGAAGGGCGCCACATGGACCCCGGATTCCGACTAGGGCTTCCAGAATGACGCAAGGAACCACCTCACAGGACACTTTCGAAACAACTCGACAACTCGAGAGAACCATTGCGGAAGGACTTTGGACGACACGGCCTTTGGACATTGAGTGGGACACTTTTGCGTATGTCCGCTCTGAGATAGGGGGCCGGGCAAGCGCCACCGCAAAGGCTTACCTAGGTGACAAAGAGGTAAAACGCAGGCGCACCGAAGATAGCGTTCTCCTAGCGGCCAAGAATCTTCGAGAAGCTATGTACAAGCCAGGCAGAGGCACCTGGTTTTCTATGACTCTGAGCATCACGCCAGCCGGCGATGGCTGGGAAGCCAGTTTCAACTACACGGAGAAGCCAGTCTGGGAGCTCGGCGAACCGTCCGCTGACGCTTATGCCCAGGAGCTGTACCTCTTCCCCCGCGACGAGGAACACATCCCCGACTGGTTCCGCGAAGAAGTCAAGAAGGCCACTTGGACCCCGGAGGATGCCTAACCGCTGTGGTCAGCGGCTAGCCAACACTGCGTCGTACCGTTCCAGCGCGATCTCCGCCAACACAGGAGACGGCAAAAGCGGTGCGGCCACAATGTCCGCGCCCGCTTTGGCCAACTGGTCGTGGAAATAGCCGGTTGCCAGCAGGTAGGAGGCAATGAAAACCCTGCCTGTCCCACCGTCTTCGGCGAGTTCGGCACGCAAGGAGGCGACGCCGTCGGGCACTGTTGGCTGGGCACTGGCGCCATAGGCGACGCGCACCTTGTTCGGCAGCAGCTCGGCGAGGAGTCGCGCCTGCTCTTCTGAATCCACCGAACCGTCCGGCAGGGACGATCCCGCGGCAGCCAGCAGCACGCCGTCGTTCTCCTGCAACCCAGCCGCACGCAGGTGGGTGGCTAGCAGCTCAGCCAGCCGCGGGTCAGGGCCCAACGGCCTTGCGGCCACTACCTCGGGCCGGGTCTTGATCGCTTTGGGCACGTCCACCTTGATGTGGAAGCCGGTAGAGAGCAAAAGCGGCACGACGACGGCGGCAGTCCCCTCCGGCAGGCCCTCCACCACTCCGCCCAGCTCCGGTTCCTGCACGTCAACGTACGCCTCAACCACGCGCAAGCCGGGGCGGAGGGTCTCAATTTCTGCCATCACACGGCGGATGGCAGCTTGGCCTTCGGCATTGCGGGTTCCGTGGGCGCAAGCGATCAAAACGGGGCTGTTCATGGGAGCTAGCGTAACGTTGAGCCAGCACCTGTTGTTAAGCGCGTTAAGAAAGAACCCGTCCACTTGATTTCCTTTGACATTGTTCTTCTTTGGCTTGACCTCATCGGCGTGTTCTTTTTTGCTGTGTCAGGCTCGTTGTTGGCGGCCCGGAAGCAGTTCGACTTCGTGGGTTCCATACTTCTCGCGTCCATCGCGGCGCTGGGCGGTGGCGTGATCCGTGACATCGTGATCAACGCCGGTCCTCCTATCGCTTTCACCAACCCCGCGTACTTGGCCCCGCCGTTGCTGGCTGCGCTGCTGGTTTATTACCTTTTCTCGTCGGTGCAGCGTTTCACATCCCTTTTGACGCTGTTCGACGCCGGCGGCTTGGCGTTGTTCTGCATCACCGGCACCCTGAAGGCCATCAGTGCGGGCATGAACCCGGTGGCCGCAATCCTGTTGGGCGTCACCACGGGAGTGGGCGGCGGTCTGCTCCGTGACATCACGGCCAACGAGATTCCCACCCTGTTCAACAACCGCGATATCTATGCGCTGCCCGCCTTCGTGGGCGCGGGGCTGACCACGTTGCTGTGGCACCTTGGCCTGTTCAGCGGGCTTACGGCCTGTGTCATTGCCGGTGTTGTCTTCACTTTCCGGGTGACCGCCTGGCGCCGCGGCTGGTATGTCCCCCTGGCTGTGCGCGGATGGCATCGCGCAGGCACAGGTGGGGGCGCAATTTCGGGTGCCCGGGATTAGCTAGGATAAGAGCATGACTGACATGTTCCTCGAGAAGTTCCGCGCGCTGGTCCCAAAGTATCTCGAGGATGAATGGCAGGAAGAAGACGGCCTCACGCCGGATGAACTGGACGACGCCCTCGCCGATCACTCCTTCACCATCCCGCTGGTTCTGCGCGAGTTCTACCTCGCCATCGGTGGCTGCGAGGACCTCATGGAGGCCTACCACTACTTCTGGGACCCCGAGGAACTCGAGGTGGACGACGAAGGCTTCCTCATGTTCCTTGAGGACGAGGATGAGCAGTTCACCTGGGGCTTCCGCACCGCCGACCTCAGCATCCCGGACCCCATCGTGTGGCGCCGCAACAACGCCCGCGGCCAGTGGAAGAGCGAAGAGGGCACGTTCTCCGAGTTCGTGTTCGACATGTTCGAGTGGGCATTTAACGACGAAGACTAACTTTCCAGGTTTCGAGCAGCCTCTTCTCACCCATTCCGGGTTGGGAGGGGGCTGTTTTTGTTCCCCTCTCGCGAAGGATTACGACGGCGGTCGGCCGGCTATGTATCGGAACGGGCCGAAACGGCCGGTCTCCCGGTTGCGCAGAACCACCAGGACTTCGCCCACCATCCGCTGAGGGTGATGCACTACGTCTGCATAGTAGTAGTGCAGGGTCATGAGTCCGCCGAGGATGCCTGCGTTGTTCCGGTATTGGTCCTTCTTGACCTGTTTCCCCTCCAGGTGGGTGCCGCCGTCGAGTTCTACAATCAGGCAGTCTTCGATCAGACAGTCCACTTCTCCCACACCTGGTACGTCCACATGCATACGGACTCTGAGACCTGCCCGGGTGAAGTGTGTATGGGCCAACACCTCCAAGAGGGAGTCGGCACGAGGGAGAACCCAACCCACGATCTCGCGGACCTTGCCATTCCGGTTGCCGGGAAGCTTCGATCTCAGGAAATCCGTAGACAGGAGTGCTTGGCTAACTGCGCTCTGCACCATGACCAGTGCTTCAAGTTCCGGTAGGCACCTGAGGGAGTGGATCAGGACATCGGCTACCCCTGCAACTGGTAGATACGAGTGTGCCGGGTGCAGGCAGGCTCCGTGGTGGACTACACCACGTCTCGCTTGGCCCGTACTGCAGCTCAAATGGAGAGAGCCGGGGTCGCCAAGGGTCCAAAGCCGATAGAAGCGAGCTGCTGAAACGCAGGTAAGTAGGCCATCGGCTCGAAAGGCGGCAACGACGTCGGGGTCCGCTCTTCTTGACGTGTAGACGCCACGATGAAGGCGGGTCACTCGGCCGTCCCTGACTGCATTCGTGAGCATGCGGCGAGTAAAGCCTGCAGTCAGCAGGGTCCGTGTGGTCGCTGCTCCGCGCCGGCTATGGAGGAAGTTCTCGATGTTCATAAGGCCATGCTGACTTCGGCGGAGAGCCTGCAGTTGTTGAGAAGTTCCTTATGTGGACAACTCCCGCGGGCCGCCACCACCTACTTTGAGGTCTTGAATGCAGCGACACACCCTGCGGCAGGCGTGTCCCGGGCTTCCCAAAGTCTGAGTAGGTGATGGAGGACCAACGCCGTCCT
This genomic interval from Paenarthrobacter aurescens TC1 contains the following:
- the cysH gene encoding phosophoadenylyl-sulfate reductase (identified by match to protein family HMM PF01507; match to protein family HMM TIGR00434), which produces MTDPVTITNLASAAARPLLRSHEELKALAESGAAELGWNAPARDVIAWVARNFELPMVTVACSMADAVLPALVADQLPGVDVLFLETGYHFKETHQTRDEVAANLRVNVVDVLPESTVEQQDRLLGKDLFARDPAQCCALRKVQPLRRSLAGYEVWFTGVRRDEAPTRTNTPVVTWDEGFGLVKVNPMVDWTFDQLIEYSEDNILPVNPLLSQGYPSIGCQPCTRKVAPGEDPRAGRWAGSDKTECGLHT
- a CDS encoding hypothetical protein (identified by Glimmer2; putative), whose translation is MTLLCGIDCVTRRIRPIVVTSLSYRPSPRTLFWGTMTLNWNIDTAGTHAVLTTAASNIDAQNEAAKGMGTAISDAGAALGTGLVAQALNEFVEQSLALKVKFIAGRSAAIVQGTNDALMVGDGWEASYNYDEKPVWEFGDPVNDTYAQELYLFPRDEEHIPDWFEEEMKGATWTPDSD
- a CDS encoding hypothetical protein (identified by Glimmer2; putative), with product MTDMFLEKFRALVPKYLEDEWQEEDGLTPDELDDALADHSFTIPLVLREFYLAIGGCEDLMEAYHYFWDPEELEVDDEGFLMFLEDEDEQFTWGFRTADLSIPDPIVWRRNNARGQWKSEEGTFSEFVFDMFEWAFNDED
- the cysD gene encoding sulfate adenylyltransferase, small subunit (identified by match to protein family HMM PF01507; match to protein family HMM TIGR02039), with the protein product MSTYTTEESTVEVAAAVDAPSAERLSSLDTLESEAIHIIREVVAEFEKPALLFSGGKDSVVMLHLATKAFWPGKVPFPVLHVDTGHNFPEVIDFRDRTVERLGLKLVVGSVQEFIDRGELAERADGTRNPLQTVPLLDAIQRNKFDAVFGGGRRDEDKARAKERILSLRDEFGQWDPRNQRPELWNLYNGRHTVGQHVRAFPISNWTELDIWRYIERENIELPSLYYAHEREVFARDGMWRAVGDVSQPLPNEDVITKLVRYRTVGDMSCTGAVESDARTVADVVVEVAASTLTERGATRADDRISEAAMEDRKKDGYF
- the cysN gene encoding sulfate adenylytransferase, large subunit (identified by match to protein family HMM PF00009; match to protein family HMM TIGR02034) produces the protein MSTETLAAGLETALPTTLFRFATAGSVDDGKSTLVGRLLHDSKAILADTLDAVARTSADRGFGGEKGGIDLALLTDGLRAEREQGITIDVAYRYFATDRRSFILADCPGHVQYTKNTVTGASTADAVVVLIDARKGVLEQTRRHLSVLQLLRVAHVIVAVNKIDLVDFSEQVFRDIETDVQKVARELGLGSDGVADLLVVPVSALDGDNVVDRSERTPWYTGPALLEVLETLPAADELEAELESFRFPVQLVIRPQGALAPDAVAAGLDVEAYRDYRAYAGQITEGSVKLGDEVSVISPGHEPRTTTVVGIDFAGQSLEEAAAPQSVAVRLADEIDIARGDTIAAAGTVRESTADLYASLAWLSPKPLREGQKVLVKHGTRTVQALVRNVTGKLDLATFNVEPASNLELNDIGHAQLRLSAPLPLENYLHHRRTGAFLVIDPIDGNTLAAGLVKDHPGDHEDERYVI
- a CDS encoding hypothetical protein (identified by Glimmer2; putative); the protein is MTQGTTSQDTFETTQELERTVAETMWSIRPTDVSWDSLVYVHNQIGGLGSSITKIFHQGAVIDRRSIVKEVAFTVDDLREAMYKPGKGSWLSMTLTVTPAGNGWEADYNYTEKPVWELGEPVNDTYAQELYLFPRDEEHIPDWFKEEMKGATWTPDSD
- the mmuM gene encoding homocysteine S-methyltransferase (identified by match to protein family HMM PF02574), with the protein product MPQNTTLSTHLATGKDLVLDGALATELEAHGCDLEDPLWSAKVLLEQPHLIKQVHRDYFDAGASVAITASYQATPQGFARRGLGAEESLELVALSVRLADEARREALADGTANGPLLVAGSVGPYGAYLADGSEYRGDYTLSAAEFRDFHRPRIAALVETGADFLACETLPSYAEAEALVALVAEFDVESWFTFTLRDSGHISDGTPIGDVAVLLSAEPRVTAVGVNCVPLELVTDALGTLHRFSNKPLVAYPNSGESYDAVTKTWAPSAGVQGSGTLAGNAPDWQDRGARLIGGCCRTTPRDIEGLAANMTPREPA
- a CDS encoding putative cbiX family protein (identified by match to protein family HMM PF01903), translating into MDGFFLNALNNRCWLNVTLAPMNSPVLIACAHGTRNAEGQAAIRRVMAEIETLRPGLRVVEAYVDVQEPELGGVVEGLPEGTAAVVVPLLLSTGFHIKVDVPKAIKTRPEVVAARPLGPDPRLAELLATHLRAAGLQENDGVLLAAAGSSLPDGSVDSEEQARLLAELLPNKVRVAYGASAQPTVPDGVASLRAELAEDGGTGRVFIASYLLATGYFHDQLAKAGADIVAAPLLPSPVLAEIALERYDAVLASR
- a CDS encoding hypothetical protein (identified by Glimmer2; putative), whose protein sequence is MNIENFLHSRRGAATTRTLLTAGFTRRMLTNAVRDGRVTRLHRGVYTSRRADPDVVAAFRADGLLTCVSAARFYRLWTLGDPGSLHLSCSTGQARRGVVHHGACLHPAHSYLPVAGVADVLIHSLRCLPELEALVMVQSAVSQALLSTDFLRSKLPGNRNGKVREIVGWVLPRADSLLEVLAHTHFTRAGLRVRMHVDVPGVGEVDCLIEDCLIVELDGGTHLEGKQVKKDQYRNNAGILGGLMTLHYYYADVVHHPQRMVGEVLVVLRNRETGRFGPFRYIAGRPPS
- a CDS encoding putative integral membrane protein, UPF0126 domain (identified by match to protein family HMM PF03458), with product MISFDIVLLWLDLIGVFFFAVSGSLLAARKQFDFVGSILLASIAALGGGVIRDIVINAGPPIAFTNPAYLAPPLLAALLVYYLFSSVQRFTSLLTLFDAGGLALFCITGTLKAISAGMNPVAAILLGVTTGVGGGLLRDITANEIPTLFNNRDIYALPAFVGAGLTTLLWHLGLFSGLTACVIAGVVFTFRVTAWRRGWYVPLAVRGWHRAGTGGGAISGARD